One window of Bos indicus isolate NIAB-ARS_2022 breed Sahiwal x Tharparkar chromosome 18, NIAB-ARS_B.indTharparkar_mat_pri_1.0, whole genome shotgun sequence genomic DNA carries:
- the PSMD7 gene encoding 26S proteasome non-ATPase regulatory subunit 7, protein MLELAVQKVVVHPLVLLSVVDHFNRIGKVGNQKRVVGVLLGSWQKKVLDVSNSFAVPFDEDDKDDSVWFLDHDYLENMYGMFKKVNARERIVGWYHTGPKLHKNDIAINELMKRYCPNSVLVIIDVKPKDLGLPTEAYISVEEVHDDGTPTSKTFEHVTSEIGAEEAEEVGVEHLLRDIKDTTVGTLSQRITNQVHGLKGLNSKLLDIRGYLEKVATGKLPINHQIIYQLQDVFNLLPDVSLQEFVKAFYLKTNDQMVVVYLASLIRSVVALHNLINNKIANRDAEKKEGQEKEDSKKDRKDDKEKEKEKSDVKKEEKKEKK, encoded by the exons ATGCTGGAGCTGGCGGTGCAGAAGGTGGTGGTCCACCCCCTGGTGCTGCTCAGTGTGGTGGATCATTTCAATCG aATAGGCAAGGTTGGAAACCAAAAACGTGTTGTTGGTGTGCTTTTGGGGTCATGGCAAAAGAAAGTACTCGATGTATCCAACAGTTTTGCag tTCCTTTTGATGAAGATGACAAAGATGATTCTGTCTGGTTTTTAGACCATGATTACTTGGAAAACATGTATGGAATGTTTAAGAAGGTCAACG ccAGAGAAAGAATAGTTGGGTGGTACCACACAGGCCCTAAACTACACAAGAATGACATCGCCATCAATGAACTCATGAAAAGATACTGCCCTAACTCA GTATTGGTCATCATTGATGTGAAACCAAAGGACCTGGGACTGCCCACAGAAGCATATATTTCAGTGGAAGAAGTTCATGAT GATGGAACTCCAACCTCAAAAACATTTGAGCACGTGACCAGTGAAATTGGAGCAGAGGAAGCCGAGGAGGTCGGAGTTGAACACTTATTACG AGACATCAAAGACACTACAGTGGGCACTCTTTCCCAGCGGATCACAAACCAGGTCCATGGTCTGAAGGGACTCAACTCCAAGCTCCTGGACATCAGGGGCTACCTGGAGAAGGTGGCCACGGGCAAGCTGCCCATCAACCACCAGATCATCTACCAGCTGCAGGACGTCTTCAACCTGCTGCCGGATGTCAGCCTGCAGGAGTTTGTCAAGGCCTTTTACCTGAAGACCAACGACCAGATGGTGGTGGTATATTTGGCCTCACTGATCCGCTCTGTGGTCGCCTTGCACAACCTCATCAACAACAAGATTGCCAACCGGGacgcagaaaagaaagaagggcaagaaaaggaagacagcaaaaaggacagaaaagacgacaaagagaaagagaaggaaaagagtgatgtaaagaaagaagagaaaaaggagaaaaaataa